The following proteins are co-located in the Dyadobacter chenwenxiniae genome:
- the trmD gene encoding tRNA (guanosine(37)-N1)-methyltransferase TrmD, whose product MRIDIITCVPNLLDSFFAHSILKRAQQGGFVEVMVHDIRDYSVNKHRTIDDYAFGGGAGMVLQIEPIAKCIRSLQQERDYDEIIYLTPDGELMQQHMVNQLSLKGNIIMLCGHYKGVDQRVRDMFVTKEVSIGDYVLSGGELAAAVLSDAIIRLLPGVLNDETSALTDSFQDNLLAPPVYTRPAEFEGHKVPDILMSGHEAKIEEWRYEQSIQRTRERRPDLLKP is encoded by the coding sequence ATGCGGATTGATATTATAACCTGCGTTCCCAATCTGCTGGATAGCTTCTTTGCACATTCTATCCTGAAACGAGCCCAACAAGGTGGCTTTGTGGAAGTAATGGTGCATGATATTAGGGATTATTCGGTAAATAAGCACCGGACTATCGATGATTATGCATTTGGTGGGGGAGCGGGAATGGTTTTGCAAATTGAGCCTATCGCAAAATGTATCCGCAGCTTGCAACAGGAAAGGGATTATGATGAAATAATTTATCTCACACCCGACGGAGAACTCATGCAGCAGCATATGGTGAACCAACTTTCATTGAAGGGCAACATCATTATGCTATGCGGACATTACAAAGGCGTTGACCAGCGCGTGCGGGATATGTTTGTTACCAAAGAGGTGAGCATTGGCGATTATGTCCTTTCTGGTGGCGAATTAGCCGCAGCAGTGCTGTCCGACGCGATTATTCGTTTACTTCCCGGTGTGCTTAATGATGAAACTTCTGCATTGACCGACTCATTTCAGGATAATTTGCTGGCACCGCCCGTTTACACGCGCCCTGCGGAATTTGAAGGACATAAGGTTCCGGACATTCTGATGTCAGGGCACGAAGCTAAAATTGAAGAATGGCGTTACGAGCAGTCCATCCAGCGCACCAGGGAACGCAGGCCGGATTTGTTAAAACCCTAA
- a CDS encoding GNAT family N-acetyltransferase produces MTISTRQGKLEDIPAIFELVKELAVYERALNQVTNNIEKMTRDYNEKLYDFFVAESDSKIIGMSLYYYRYSTWKGKRLYMEDIIVTEDMRGNGIGKVLFDATVAAAKQTGCTGMLWQVLDWNTSAVGFYRKYGTNFDNEWINCSLDF; encoded by the coding sequence ATGACAATCTCGACCCGCCAAGGAAAACTAGAAGACATCCCTGCCATTTTCGAATTAGTGAAGGAGCTGGCCGTTTATGAGCGAGCGCTTAACCAGGTCACCAACAATATTGAAAAAATGACCCGGGACTATAATGAAAAGCTGTATGATTTCTTCGTTGCCGAGTCGGATTCAAAAATTATTGGCATGTCGCTTTACTATTACCGTTATTCGACGTGGAAGGGAAAGAGATTGTATATGGAAGATATCATTGTCACAGAAGACATGCGCGGAAACGGAATTGGAAAAGTACTTTTCGATGCAACTGTGGCAGCTGCCAAACAAACCGGTTGTACAGGCATGTTGTGGCAGGTGCTGGATTGGAATACATCAGCCGTTGGTTTCTACCGGAAATACGGCACCAACTTTGACAACGAATGGATCAATTGCAGTCTTGATTTTTAG
- a CDS encoding RluA family pseudouridine synthase yields the protein MSEDNIEIASEEDDLFEHYRIVADKGQGLIRLDKYLSLHVANASRTKIQNGIDAEAVKVNGHVTKASYKVKPLDVITLSLPEPPRDTEIIPENIPLNIIYEDEVLLIVNKPTGMVVHPAFGNWTGTLINALVYHFQQLPTGRNGEGRPGLVHRIDKDTSGLLVIAKTEFAMTFLAKQFSDHTIERTYNALIWGEPKEESGTITGNIGRSARDRRVMDIFPDGSQGKHAVTHYKTIRSLRYVTLIQCNLETGRTHQIRAHMQHIGHPIFNDTVYGGDKILRGPSNGSYKAMINNLFELLPGQALHAKSLGFIHPTTRQWMQFDTDLPSNFQAILEKWENFTDNQ from the coding sequence ATGTCCGAAGACAATATTGAGATTGCCTCAGAAGAAGATGATTTATTTGAACATTACAGAATTGTTGCTGACAAAGGTCAGGGACTGATCAGGCTGGACAAATATTTGAGCCTCCATGTTGCGAATGCTTCCCGGACAAAAATACAAAATGGAATTGATGCAGAAGCCGTAAAGGTGAATGGCCATGTTACCAAGGCCAGTTATAAAGTAAAGCCTCTTGATGTGATCACGCTCTCGCTCCCTGAGCCACCCCGCGATACGGAGATCATTCCCGAGAACATTCCGCTGAACATCATTTACGAAGACGAAGTGCTTTTAATTGTCAATAAGCCCACAGGCATGGTGGTGCATCCGGCATTTGGCAACTGGACCGGAACGCTTATCAATGCACTGGTTTATCACTTTCAGCAACTTCCCACCGGCAGAAACGGCGAAGGACGGCCAGGCCTGGTGCATCGCATCGATAAGGACACATCGGGTTTATTGGTCATTGCAAAAACGGAATTTGCAATGACATTTTTGGCTAAACAATTCTCCGATCACACCATTGAAAGGACTTACAATGCATTGATTTGGGGTGAGCCAAAAGAAGAATCTGGCACAATTACCGGCAACATTGGAAGAAGTGCAAGGGACCGGCGCGTGATGGATATTTTTCCGGATGGAAGTCAGGGCAAACATGCTGTGACACATTACAAAACAATCAGGTCGCTACGATATGTTACGCTCATTCAATGTAACCTTGAAACGGGTCGCACGCACCAGATCCGTGCGCACATGCAGCACATAGGCCATCCGATTTTCAATGACACAGTTTATGGTGGGGACAAAATCCTGCGCGGGCCTTCAAATGGAAGTTATAAGGCAATGATCAACAACCTTTTTGAATTGCTTCCGGGACAGGCATTACACGCGAAATCATTGGGATTCATTCATCCTACTACCCGGCAATGGATGCAATTTGATACAGATCTACCATCCAATTTTCAGGCAATTTTAGAAAAGTGGGAAAACTTCACAGACAATCAGTAG
- a CDS encoding 1-aminocyclopropane-1-carboxylate deaminase/D-cysteine desulfhydrase: MDLLSAVLPTPIQELSNAITEKAGIKLYIKRDDLIHPKVSGNKWRKLKYNLLEADSQGNRRLLTFGGAFSNHLYAAAAAGKALGLETIGIVRGEELADKLSPTLLFCLDQGMQLHFVSRGEYKLRNSEDYLRELAARFDYPFIIPEGGTSALALKGVGEIVPEIKAQLAQVPDYFAVAVGTGGTAAGLLSAGVNVLAFSALKGGEFLEKDIHALLNGQHSGDLQLFTDYHFGGYAKWNQELITFMLEFRQAFGIQLEQVYTAKMLYGLFDLIHKNHFQKGQTIVAVHTGGVQGLLKL, from the coding sequence GTGGATTTACTAAGTGCCGTGTTGCCAACGCCGATCCAGGAACTTTCCAATGCCATCACGGAAAAGGCTGGGATCAAGCTGTACATCAAGCGCGACGATTTAATCCATCCGAAGGTTTCGGGTAACAAATGGCGGAAGCTGAAATACAATTTGCTCGAAGCTGACTCACAAGGGAATAGGCGTTTGCTGACATTCGGCGGTGCATTTTCCAATCATTTATATGCAGCGGCAGCTGCCGGAAAAGCGCTCGGGCTTGAAACAATTGGCATAGTGCGGGGCGAGGAACTAGCGGATAAGCTCTCGCCAACGTTGTTATTTTGTTTAGACCAAGGCATGCAACTGCATTTTGTGTCGCGCGGAGAGTATAAGCTCAGGAACTCCGAAGATTACTTGCGAGAGCTAGCCGCCAGGTTTGATTACCCGTTTATAATTCCGGAGGGCGGGACGTCGGCATTGGCATTAAAAGGTGTGGGCGAAATTGTCCCGGAAATAAAAGCGCAATTGGCCCAAGTGCCTGATTACTTTGCCGTTGCTGTGGGCACTGGGGGAACGGCTGCCGGACTGTTATCTGCTGGCGTGAATGTGCTTGCTTTCTCAGCATTAAAAGGCGGAGAATTTCTAGAAAAGGATATTCATGCCTTGTTAAATGGGCAACATTCCGGCGACTTGCAGCTTTTTACTGATTACCATTTTGGTGGTTATGCCAAATGGAACCAGGAGCTGATCACATTTATGCTTGAATTCCGGCAAGCGTTTGGTATCCAGCTTGAACAAGTTTACACCGCCAAAATGCTGTATGGACTTTTTGATTTGATTCATAAAAATCACTTTCAGAAAGGACAGACGATTGTTGCCGTGCATACAGGCGGAGTGCAGGGACTGCTTAAATTATAG